A genomic window from Capsicum annuum cultivar UCD-10X-F1 unplaced genomic scaffold, UCD10Xv1.1 ctg60244, whole genome shotgun sequence includes:
- the LOC124893479 gene encoding uncharacterized protein LOC124893479 yields the protein DGRVEFSTDSTEKVKIPEDILIDNCDDPISGIVESTYFNYLEHSTDMKYLQERAIFAPTLQRVESVNDYMVSLNCGQEKSYLSSDIVCMSDHSFTSSGHVHIPEFLNSIKCSVIPNHSITLKVGVPVMLLRNIDQST from the coding sequence GTGATGGAAGGGTGGAATTTTCCACAGATAGCACTGAGAAAGTAAAAATACCCGAAGATATTCTCATAGATAATTGTGATGATCCAATATCTGGAATTGTAGAAAGTAcatatttcaattatttggaaCATTCTACTGATATGAAATACCTTCAAGAAAGAGCAATTTTTGCACCTACTCTTCAAAGGGTGGAATCGGTGAATGATTATATGGTTTCTCTCAACTGTGGACAGGAGAAGTCATATTTAAGTTCTGATATAGTTTGCATGTCTGATCATTCATTTACATCTTCAGGACATGTGCATATACCTGAATTCCTAAATAGTATTAAATGCTCAGTTATTCCAAATCACTCTATCACATTGAAGGTAGGTGTTCCTGTGATGTTGTTAAGAAATATAGATCAATCAACAG